GAAGACGTCCAAAAATGGCTCGACGACTGGTTTGGCTCGCGcaacttttaattcttttagaaTGGCATCCATAATTTGCCTACTAGATGGCAAAAATGTGTAGAAAGCGAGGGCcgatattttgaataaaatatatttttctattttttctaaattattgcgtatttttattgaaaaaacccGCATTTTAAAGTTACAGACCTGGTATATAATTCTGACCGGTactatatatatgcatgtgtgtgtgtgtgtgtgtgtgtgtgtgtgtgtgtgtgtgtgtgtgtgtgtgtgtgtgtgtgtgtgttctttTAAGAATGCTTTATTTTGGATTCTTTTGGATAGTACATTCGTTTAGTTTCATTACTTTCGATAATCGTTCAagacataatattaattcgcAATGTTTAGTGTGAGGAAACATGTCAACCGCAATGGCCTTTACTGGTACCAAGGGTTCACCGAGATATTGCTTGGAACTAGGTCGTGCTAagtcaattaaatttctcatGGCAGCACGAGGATCACACGATATATACACCAATCTGTCCAACTTTTTTGCCTTACGCAGTGTCAATAAAGCCTTTTGATCTAGAAAAAGTCACCAACTAAGCAACATCTTTCTTATAATGTTGACATTTTAAACAtcgaaatgttatttatatataatggtATCTTACGTAACCCAGCTCGTGGGGGATCTACAATGGCAGTAATATTAGGTTTTGTTGTCCTCTGAATTATAGGCAACAAAATGTCCTCTGCTTTTCCAAcaaaaaattcacaatttttaatattatttttaatagcgttttcCTTCGCATCTTTTATAGCGTCAGGAATAATTTCCACTCCTAGTACTTCACCACAATACTGCAAcaatgaatattatatttataatagtacATCTAcacagaattttaataattgcttaTACCTTCGAAAAGCAGAGGCCTATGGTTCCAGTACCGCAACACACATCAAGTAATGCCGTATCCATCGTAGGTTCGGCAAGATCAATGGCCGCTTTGTACAGGATTTCCGCTCCTAACGTATTGACTTGAAAAAATGCTTGAGGCGAAACTCGGAACTTCATTCCGAGTAACGTTTCTTCTATATATTCTGTTCCACTAATGTTATATAAGGTATCACTATTTTCACTGCCTATACTTctgcaaaattatgtaaaataaaaatatacattgctTCTTATAATTGCAGAGAGAGTTGTGcgtattcaaatttaaaacgtagaatcttattttaatcattaccTCTCGGAAGGCAAATCACCGAGAGTATCTTGACATGAAAACTCTTCTAAATAGACTTTTTGGAATtgatgtttaaattataattctcaAAGATATTCTGTATAAATTCTGTATAAAAGTCGCACATTACAGAAATACGTTGCTAAATTCACTACGTTCTTTGACAAAGGACTAAAGATGGAAGAAGACGAAGCATttcataatttgataaaaaaaactttgtctGAGACAATCACAATACACAAGTGATTCACAGATTAgcttaattgattaaatttaagaatttattttttcattcatattaatatacttaCTTCTTagttattatttgaaaatacaaCGAGGTAACGTGAGCCTCGGCACCTTTCCcagtttcaaaaaatgttctcaattcagattttaatttctcaagTTCTTCGATACTTAAATTCTGAGGGTGTATTGCTATTATTAACATCAGATTATTAGTACGAGTAATTCGAGCAGTAACTTGTCTCCAGTATCCACTGTGGTCTACTGGATTAAAAGGTTCTAAGTTCGATTCGTGTATAAATGTTTCTAGTatctaaaaaaacaattatatacattagactttaatttgtatatattagatcttaaatttatttcgatcTCTATCACTAATTtctatctgaaaaaaattggcAATTGAAATTTACTTTCACAGCAGTTTTCATCTTTTGTGGAATGTGGCATAGATCATCGATAGGTCCGACTGCTGTGGAACCTGAAGCATAAGTCGACAGTCTAAatccaattataattttgctcTGTTCGTTGTCTTTACCTGCCgccataaaaaaacaataaaaatgtaaattaagtttgataaaatttttatatctctaaCCTAATAAGAAATACTCACCAACTGTAAACTcgcatttatttctatatgcTTCAGTAACATTCACCGAAAGTATATTCTGCAGTTTGCATGGTAATCCATCATATAACTTTTTCTGTGAATTTATCCACTCTGTCAGCGAGTCTTTACTTTCTGCAAGCATTTGCTGACCCATTTTTATCAGGATAGATCGCATCTCCTTTTGTTTGAGTTCCAACTAAAAGTGTATAGCAAAAGTTTGATAATTTCcaacaaaaatacaataaaaccTCTTACTTGATCCGGATATGGCATGTTCCACAAAGGAGTAGTAatggatttaattttatccatAGGGGAGCAGTTTGGATCTTCAGTGTCAGTCTTTAAACGTTTGTTGCTTGCAGTATCTTgttctaattttcttttcacaAAAGGATCTGGAGCTGGTTTAGCCACCTGagtcaaaataaaaacaaaaattaaaacagtaTATTAAATGCCATGAGATAAAGCACAGTATTGAGAAGAGATTAAGAATTACCTGAGCAGTGAGCTTACTGTTTTTCCACAAAATCCCATTTATAGTAGATATAGCTCGCTGTCGGCACTCCTCGCTTCTGAAGCATACATACAACCAATTGCTACGATTTTTCCCGGGCGGCTTCACTTTGCACGATTGCAAATCCAGCTTTTCGTTCAAGAGCTTCTTGAATTCACCAATTCCATAATATTTCGGTAAGCCGCGGACTTCTATTTTGTACTTCTCAGAAGTGAAATCGTCTCTTTCGAGATACGCATACGGATTCTTCTCATTCTCCACACTGGTTAATATTTCTGTAGCAGCGTTTATTTGGCTCTCAgccattattttaatttcattgaaatcacaatcgcaatttttaattcgtttACAATTTCGTTGGTCTAACAAGATATTCAGGATAAATTGTGTTCCTGAACTGGTTTGTCTTCtttactttctatttttacaattactcgaagtttgaataaataaaaaacttaactCTGGCTGCAATTTATTAAACGCTTAGTTGTTGACCAACTGAATAATTGCGATAAATACGACAAAAAACTCCGGAAGCACATATCACTGCTTTAAACAACTCATAACAGGTTAGGAATCCTAACCTAAATTAGGACACATGTCTGCACAGGTTTGTTCTTTTCAGCTGCACTTCTTGTTGCGCTacctatttttttctctttttttagagaaaaagaaacaaaataaacgCTGCAAGAAGTTCAAGCGAAAAGAACAGACCTCCGTTAAACCGCATCCTCATCATCGATTGTCAGGTTTTTTGCTACATGcaagtgaaaatatttttgaaaaatctctTCTGAAAATCGTTCCGAAAACTTCCAATTTTCGAGGTTGAAGTTTCATTCGCGAGAGAGATCGTCGAGAAAAACTCCAAGAAAACTCCCTCGAGAGACCTTTTACCGCTGAATTTCACAACGACATTCACCAGCAGATGGCGATTAACATACAACAGGCGTTGACAGAATGATAAACTACGCTACcttcgagtccgtgtccaatcgtcgGTGACCTCCGAGACTTTTCAAATTTGAACTGTAAAATCGATCGGCTGTTATTGTTCGAAGCCTGAGTTGGAATCACAGATGATCCGATCCAATCCACGAAAAATTCGCACGATCGTAAGATGATGAGGGGTCGTTGACTCGTCCGTACTACAAATTATCACTCGTCGGACCGTCACCGCGATCGTAAACAAAGGACCTGTGCGATGTTTACGCCCACAATCAAGCCCAAGGATTGTGGCGGGCTGAACGTCACAGTAATGAACACGCCGCGGCCGCAAGCGACGTCGACCGTTCGAAGGAAAAGCACGTACGTTCTCACTGAAATTGATATCCCAACTTCAGGAATTTACAGACATTCCATTAGAACTTTCTGTTTTGAATCGATCCTTGTCCTGTTGGTCCATCGATTCTTCCGAGTCTGAAGGCCGATTGTTCCAATTTATTGTAAAGTTACCCATATATCTGttatttgtctttatttatttaaaaagaaagataaacacATGTTTACCTGAAGGTAAATATATTAGTactaggtaagtttaccaagaaattGGAGCAATTGGTCCTAATACTTCCTCACATGGAAAATTGTCAATTATTGTTGACTttggataatatttacaaggttttaaaaatattttactttagagCTGAGAGCAAATTTACTGACAAGCATTTAGGTGAAAAGGGTAAGCGAGATCTACGAGGCTCATACGAGAGTGAGTTAATGCAGAAAGAGGATACTTCTTCCTTAGGTCTTCTGGATGACAATATGTCAGGTAAAATCTTTCgagattatttataatcaatattggTTCGATAATTGCATTAACATATGATATTGATGACAGTTCTCACAAGCATAAGCGCAACAGAGGATGagcaaaaattgaattattccaATGTAGATGATCTTGAATGGGCTAGGAAACTTCTTCAAAGATGCAGCAATGCAAGCCCTTCTTTAACTGCAGGTAAATAAAGACAAGAAGTATATAAGAGCTGtgtatatgaattttatttatatggaGATAATCATGGACAATTGTTTCAGacacaaataaagaaaataatgtcaaTGTGCAAAATGTAACAGGCATTATGCCAGCATCAAATCCTACTCTACCAGTTACAACTTACACATCCGAATTGGACAAAGAACGTGGCATGAATTACTCAGTAAATAAAGTTAGTTCAAGTAGTGTGAGTAtttgtaactttaaaaaatctgatttcaaaaaaaaacaatattttagaaataaattcccCAGATTGCTTTTGAACCTAATGAAATAACGGCACGTTCATCTGGCGTCAGCAGTAGTAAATCTCCTCCTTTGAACAAATCCTTCAATCGCATCAGCTTCAATGAAGATGACATAATGgcacaaattaataatgagTTAATGgcagaaattaataaagaagaatTCGTATCTGGCTCAAAATtggatgaaaaattttttaatgatatttcatTGCAACAAAATCATACATATGGTTTGCCAGGAACAAATacggaaaaacaaaaaatggattttagtTCTTTTTCTGGTATCATTGGAGACCTGGATTTAACATTAGAGTtcgtatatttttgtatacatatatgcgtTATATATctgcaaaatatatgtaataaaatgtctAAATTACAGATCTTGTGCTGGAAAAAAAGTGTCTGTTGGACAATATTTTGAACGTAAATCTGATAATATAAGAATGTTGGgaagtaatgaaaaaataagacCAAGCTTTGCTTCAGAAACTCCTGTAAGAGTGGGCAAATTACCAGCGTTAATTGAATCGACTATCTTGACAGATggtaatttacagtttttaattaaattaggtTAAATTGTTCCTTGTATACAAAAGAGTATATTGCAGCAACAACGCCAATggaattaatagaaaaagaacGTACACTTATTCCTAATGCAACGAGAGATGTAGATGAAAACAGTATCATAAGTTTAAGTGCTATTGCTCATACTTTACAAGATCTTAATAGCGCGACACCCCGGCGAATTGTCGATGAGCTTTTAATGGCacagaagaagaaaaatacaacAGTATTAGACAACACAAGAAAAGAAACTTATACACTGCCTTCCGATCAAAAGTCTATCCTAACAATGTCTCCTAAAAATTCGAACAAATACGATATTATTGTAGAGAATCGTTCAACTAAACTGTCGATAGAcagtcaaattaaaaatgaaccTATAAATGAAATTGTTGATCTGAAGCAGAAGCGAACGAGAGTATCATTTCCTTcaagtaaaaatgtaaaggaTGAATCCACAAATGTATCTAAAAAGAACATATTAAAGGAGGAAGTGTGTAATGAAAACTTAATATCTTCTCTTAATCAAGACGCAGGTATGTAATTTGAGActttgttaacatttttactatgttatgcttttattgattttattataaaatatttaattttaatatttaatatatttttatttaattttaatatttaataagatattaaaactCTAATATGTAactattttaacaaataattttaacattccATTAGATGTATCGTCAACATCAGatcttaaattttctttaccaAATTCCACATTGCCatgcaacaaaaaattaactgcGCCATCTAATGTACCATTTAAAATGAACAAAAGTTTTGATGAAGAAAGCTATAGTAATTTGAATATACAaggcaaagaaataaaaacaaaatctaGCATGACAAATTCATTGCTTTCAATGAACACGAATATGGAAATGCAGTCTAATTCGAGTACAATTCATTCATTTATTAACTCAGTTTTTCTGCAACAAATATGACagataacattatttttccaatttttcagAGAGCATCATTTTTGGCAAGAATGCAGAACACATTTGTACTTGTATCATTGGTATTACGAATGAAGTTAATATTGAGCTTATAAATAATGGAGATAGATGGATCACATATACCATTAAGCTAGTTGAAGTAGGAGATAtgcaaaatattgaattaaaactACCTTCAAaaccaattttaataaaacctaATGAAACTCAATCTACAAAGGTATAATAATTCAGTTTcagaaaatgaattttatttgtattgataattattaaatattggattatttttttcagattgaGGTAAAAGTAACACAAAAATGCAAACCAATATTTCTAGacttaaatatacttttatcaGATATGGTAGCAAAGTCAAAATGGTCCATGAAGTACGCGATCTTTGTTAATCCGGAACAACTTGACCTCGATATCATATGCCCTTCTGACAAAAACGAATTGGATTTTCAATACAGTGTAGAGGAAACAACGAAAATTCTGCCTATAATATTGCATAACAAAAACAACGTTAACATGCCTGTCAAGCTACACATATTACATGTAAGATTGTAAATTTACTGAAATACCATTTAATTCacttaattactaaaaaattgtatatttataatatcatagaatactctttttaattataatatgcttTTATCTTTCATAGAATGAATCAAAAATGTTCAGTATCGACGGACCAACACATTTAATACTCAAACCACttgaaaaatctattattaatataaaatgtgaaaaatcgCGACCTATATCACATACAGTAGGTAAGTATTTCTTTTTGCactaatatacttttttatacgtaCATTCTTCTATTAGAAATAAGAAAGTTTTCGTTGAATAGATTCTCCACAAAGACAGCCACAACATTGGAAGAGCaaactaattatatatgtacaatgtaaCGATGATACTGAATTACTCAAGAAAGAAGTGCCTCTTTACGCACAAATGGgaatttgtaaaattcaaattattgatACAGAAATACCTATAGTTGTCCCAAGACAACAAGGCAAATTggtaaatatcattaattcgGGAAATGTAGCAACTCACGTATCTGTTACTGTCGTGCCAATTGAAGGGCATCCAAACACAatgcaagatttttttataaaaccagataatatatttttacaagtgggagaaaaaagttcatttttaattgtacataaACCACAATCTTTGGATGCAAATTCCGGAGATGATAAAAGGTGACAATcgcaatttgtaaatttatttttatcgtatttaataagtttattctatttacaataataataagttctCAATACAATAAGTATTGAGTAAGTATTAATAGTaagtttatcttatttaattatttattgtcatTTCAGATACGCTAAGATTAAATTGGTCGTTGGGAATAATGTTTACCATTACATCATAAGTACTgagcaaaaattattagaatcagaaaaagaaaattatttgcgtTGCTATACGCCTAATAATATTGCATCTCTAAGCCCAGCAACATCACCACAAAGTGTCACCTCTAATAGGTATTTAAACAtgtgtaataattatgtataaggcgacaacataagaaaatttcaaatgcCAGAATTCGAACTTGGGTCTTTCCTTTCTCAGACAGCTATTCCGTAACTGAGCTATTTGCTCAGCCATTTTTTGATACTTCGATATTTCacctaaatattttacaactgTAATAATCTCTATTTATAGATCTGGGCTCTATGATAGAAATTCACCAATCAGTACAGTATCTACTTTGGCTGTAGCAGGAAATATAATTCCGATCAGAGCTACACATGCTGCCCTAGTATGGAATAGTGTAAAAACAGGAAAAAGTGAAACTAAAGAATTTACAATTCGTAACACAAGTAATAAcaagattaaaattcaaatagacATATGTGACAGCAGTAAAAGTTTTAAGGTACTGCATACACACATTTTACATGTAAAGAAAAacgtttatgaattttatattaataattgtaataatctatGTACAGTTTCTAGGAGATAAACAAACTACCAACACAAGCATAATACTGGCGATGCAACGTCAGGAAAGTAAGACACTAGCAGTTGCG
This sequence is a window from Monomorium pharaonis isolate MP-MQ-018 chromosome 3, ASM1337386v2, whole genome shotgun sequence. Protein-coding genes within it:
- the LOC105836648 gene encoding tRNA (uracil-5-)-methyltransferase homolog A, encoding MAESQINAATEILTSVENEKNPYAYLERDDFTSEKYKIEVRGLPKYYGIGEFKKLLNEKLDLQSCKVKPPGKNRSNWLYVCFRSEECRQRAISTINGILWKNSKLTAQVAKPAPDPFVKRKLEQDTASNKRLKTDTEDPNCSPMDKIKSITTPLWNMPYPDQLELKQKEMRSILIKMGQQMLAESKDSLTEWINSQKKLYDGLPCKLQNILSVNVTEAYRNKCEFTVGKDNEQSKIIIGFRLSTYASGSTAVGPIDDLCHIPQKMKTAVKILETFIHESNLEPFNPVDHSGYWRQVTARITRTNNLMLIIAIHPQNLSIEELEKLKSELRTFFETGKGAEAHVTSLYFQIITKKSIGSENSDTLYNISGTEYIEETLLGMKFRVSPQAFFQVNTLGAEILYKAAIDLAEPTMDTALLDVCCGTGTIGLCFSKYCGEVLGVEIIPDAIKDAKENAIKNNIKNCEFFVGKAEDILLPIIQRTTKPNITAIVDPPRAGLHQKALLTLRKAKKLDRLVYISCDPRAAMRNLIDLARPSSKQYLGEPLVPVKAIAVDMFPHTKHCELILCLERLSKVMKLNECTIQKNPK
- the LOC105836635 gene encoding uncharacterized protein LOC105836635 isoform X2, producing MFTPTIKPKDCGGLNVTVMNTPRPQATSTVRRKSTAESKFTDKHLGEKGKRDLRGSYESELMQKEDTSSLGLLDDNMSVLTSISATEDEQKLNYSNVDDLEWARKLLQRCSNASPSLTADTNKENNVNVQNVTGIMPASNPTLPVTTYTSELDKERGMNYSVNKVSSSSIAFEPNEITARSSGVSSSKSPPLNKSFNRISFNEDDIMAQINNELMAEINKEEFVSGSKLDEKFFNDISLQQNHTYGLPGTNTEKQKMDFSSFSGIIGDLDLTLESCAGKKVSVGQYFERKSDNIRMLGSNEKIRPSFASETPVRVGKLPALIESTILTDATTPMELIEKERTLIPNATRDVDENSIISLSAIAHTLQDLNSATPRRIVDELLMAQKKKNTTVLDNTRKETYTLPSDQKSILTMSPKNSNKYDIIVENRSTKLSIDSQIKNEPINEIVDLKQKRTRVSFPSSKNVKDESTNVSKKNILKEEVCNENLISSLNQDAESIIFGKNAEHICTCIIGITNEVNIELINNGDRWITYTIKLVEVGDMQNIELKLPSKPILIKPNETQSTKIEVKVTQKCKPIFLDLNILLSDMVAKSKWSMKYAIFVNPEQLDLDIICPSDKNELDFQYSVEETTKILPIILHNKNNVNMPVKLHILHNESKMFSIDGPTHLILKPLEKSIINIKCEKSRPISHTVDSPQRQPQHWKSKLIIYVQCNDDTELLKKEVPLYAQMGICKIQIIDTEIPIVVPRQQGKLVNIINSGNVATHVSVTVVPIEGHPNTMQDFFIKPDNIFLQVGEKSSFLIVHKPQSLDANSGDDKRYAKIKLVVGNNVYHYIISTEQKLLESEKENYLRCYTPNNIASLSPATSPQSVTSNRSGLYDRNSPISTVSTLAVAGNIIPIRATHAALVWNSVKTGKSETKEFTIRNTSNNKIKIQIDICDSSKSFKFLGDKQTTNTSIILAMQRQESKTLAVAFNPYNIGPAVGKITIKHYTRENSDCQQYKKMPLYGYGGCSKVKISGTFKDASGKMWLSLGNLYSDTMTLNGNIKLDNMGDLPSFAKIMVMPKVISPTLDSSWHINPKEVILNAKESRQVAIQFHPKKDFALLQRSEVSHVATINVTYGDEPTRWRIRRLYNKIKESGELTGNENEAFKNIVLPICKTFPEEQLIPGLTSIRDPIQYLSDLCTGVHQYEIMLTVEACADDTLPVHYDTDESEMYHSLVSDTTNVDEAGGASFFASQTIVEHEIQSAELQGDQFSVTPSTIVLSPPVQNEGTVTIFSFSKAAEPFQTSLSDSDSFSVVPAEGMLPSKKSFPLKIQCSQKIERNMQAILEIYTENNKQDVLIKVIVRRQ
- the LOC105836635 gene encoding uncharacterized protein LOC105836635 isoform X1; this translates as MFTPTIKPKDCGGLNVTVMNTPRPQATSTVRRKSTAESKFTDKHLGEKGKRDLRGSYESELMQKEDTSSLGLLDDNMSVLTSISATEDEQKLNYSNVDDLEWARKLLQRCSNASPSLTADTNKENNVNVQNVTGIMPASNPTLPVTTYTSELDKERGMNYSVNKVSSSSIAFEPNEITARSSGVSSSKSPPLNKSFNRISFNEDDIMAQINNELMAEINKEEFVSGSKLDEKFFNDISLQQNHTYGLPGTNTEKQKMDFSSFSGIIGDLDLTLESCAGKKVSVGQYFERKSDNIRMLGSNEKIRPSFASETPVRVGKLPALIESTILTDATTPMELIEKERTLIPNATRDVDENSIISLSAIAHTLQDLNSATPRRIVDELLMAQKKKNTTVLDNTRKETYTLPSDQKSILTMSPKNSNKYDIIVENRSTKLSIDSQIKNEPINEIVDLKQKRTRVSFPSSKNVKDESTNVSKKNILKEEVCNENLISSLNQDADVSSTSDLKFSLPNSTLPCNKKLTAPSNVPFKMNKSFDEESYSNLNIQGKEIKTKSSMTNSLLSMNTNMEMQSNSKSIIFGKNAEHICTCIIGITNEVNIELINNGDRWITYTIKLVEVGDMQNIELKLPSKPILIKPNETQSTKIEVKVTQKCKPIFLDLNILLSDMVAKSKWSMKYAIFVNPEQLDLDIICPSDKNELDFQYSVEETTKILPIILHNKNNVNMPVKLHILHNESKMFSIDGPTHLILKPLEKSIINIKCEKSRPISHTVDSPQRQPQHWKSKLIIYVQCNDDTELLKKEVPLYAQMGICKIQIIDTEIPIVVPRQQGKLVNIINSGNVATHVSVTVVPIEGHPNTMQDFFIKPDNIFLQVGEKSSFLIVHKPQSLDANSGDDKRYAKIKLVVGNNVYHYIISTEQKLLESEKENYLRCYTPNNIASLSPATSPQSVTSNRSGLYDRNSPISTVSTLAVAGNIIPIRATHAALVWNSVKTGKSETKEFTIRNTSNNKIKIQIDICDSSKSFKFLGDKQTTNTSIILAMQRQESKTLAVAFNPYNIGPAVGKITIKHYTRENSDCQQYKKMPLYGYGGCSKVKISGTFKDASGKMWLSLGNLYSDTMTLNGNIKLDNMGDLPSFAKIMVMPKVISPTLDSSWHINPKEVILNAKESRQVAIQFHPKKDFALLQRSEVSHVATINVTYGDEPTRWRIRRLYNKIKESGELTGNENEAFKNIVLPICKTFPEEQLIPGLTSIRDPIQYLSDLCTGVHQYEIMLTVEACADDTLPVHYDTDESEMYHSLVSDTTNVDEAGGASFFASQTIVEHEIQSAELQGDQFSVTPSTIVLSPPVQNEGTVTIFSFSKAAEPFQTSLSDSDSFSVVPAEGMLPSKKSFPLKIQCSQKIERNMQAILEIYTENNKQDVLIKVIVRRQ